In Patulibacter sp. SYSU D01012, a single window of DNA contains:
- a CDS encoding TetR/AcrR family transcriptional regulator: protein MPAPSRPSPRRRRPAPRLPPEQRREQLLDTTLELITDARSFDGISMEAIARAAGVTKPVVYDFFANRGELLAGLIEREEQRSLQELAAAIPAPPWLDQDPDDVLVQAIETFLDAVQANPRRWILILTPVEGTPEEIRSKVTEIRESVVHLATSLLRVGLHVRRSTAEVDLDLVARMLVGNAEEGARLMLQHPDEYPRERLLGFVRWMTSIVPREAAYPVSVAESLSTLPADDPVRVMLDAGAAPDIAPRPGEGE, encoded by the coding sequence GTGCCCGCTCCCTCACGGCCCTCGCCCCGCCGACGCCGCCCCGCTCCGCGGCTGCCGCCGGAGCAGCGCCGGGAGCAGCTGCTCGACACGACGCTCGAGCTGATCACGGACGCCCGGTCCTTCGACGGCATCTCGATGGAGGCGATCGCGCGCGCCGCGGGCGTCACGAAGCCGGTCGTCTACGACTTCTTCGCCAACCGCGGCGAGCTCCTGGCTGGCCTGATCGAGCGCGAGGAGCAGCGCTCGCTGCAGGAGCTCGCCGCCGCCATCCCGGCCCCGCCGTGGCTCGACCAGGACCCGGACGACGTGCTCGTCCAGGCGATCGAGACGTTCCTGGACGCGGTGCAGGCCAACCCGCGCCGGTGGATCCTGATCCTGACGCCGGTGGAGGGCACCCCCGAGGAGATCCGGTCGAAGGTGACGGAGATCCGCGAGAGCGTCGTCCACCTGGCGACGAGCCTGCTGCGCGTCGGCCTGCACGTGCGCCGCAGCACCGCCGAGGTGGACCTGGACCTGGTGGCCCGCATGCTCGTCGGCAACGCCGAGGAGGGCGCGCGGCTGATGCTCCAGCACCCGGACGAGTACCCCCGCGAGCGCCTGCTCGGCTTCGTGCGCTGGATGACGAGCATCGTGCCGCGCGAGGCGGCCTACCCCGTCAGCGTGGCGGAGAGCCTGTCGACGCTGCCGGCCGACGACCCCGTCCGCGTCATGCTCGACGCGGGGGCCGCGCCGGACATCGCGCCGCGCCCCGGCGAGGGCGAGTAG
- a CDS encoding crotonase/enoyl-CoA hydratase family protein, whose amino-acid sequence MSDQRVTIETADHVAHVRMVRGDKHNGLDGAMFLALRDAAREVRRTPGVRAVVLSGDGPSFCAGLDVQSFFSGDSPVALQELGHRPDGELANLAQAVAVDWRRVKVPVIAAVHGNCFGGGLQIALGADVRIAAPDARLSVMEIKWGLVPDMGLSVTLPPLVRQDVAKELTWTGRVVSGEEAVALGLVTRTAADPLAAAQEAAAAIAGRSPDAIRAGKRLLDEAWFLGDRESLVLETELQEALLGSKNQAAATQAAITKQPGEYVDPEPKA is encoded by the coding sequence ATGTCCGACCAGCGGGTGACGATCGAGACCGCGGACCACGTGGCGCACGTGCGCATGGTCCGCGGCGACAAGCACAACGGCCTCGACGGGGCGATGTTCCTGGCGCTGCGCGACGCGGCACGCGAGGTGCGGCGCACGCCCGGCGTGCGCGCCGTCGTGCTGTCGGGCGACGGCCCCAGCTTCTGCGCCGGCCTCGACGTGCAGAGCTTCTTCTCGGGCGACAGCCCGGTCGCCCTGCAGGAGCTGGGCCACCGCCCCGACGGCGAGCTCGCCAACCTGGCGCAGGCCGTCGCGGTCGACTGGCGCCGCGTGAAGGTGCCCGTGATCGCCGCCGTGCACGGCAACTGCTTCGGCGGCGGGCTGCAGATCGCCCTCGGCGCCGACGTGCGCATCGCGGCCCCCGACGCGCGGCTCTCCGTCATGGAGATCAAGTGGGGCCTGGTGCCCGACATGGGCCTGTCCGTGACGCTGCCGCCGCTCGTCCGCCAGGACGTGGCGAAGGAGCTGACGTGGACCGGCCGCGTCGTCTCGGGCGAGGAGGCGGTCGCCCTGGGCCTCGTGACCCGGACCGCCGCCGACCCGCTCGCGGCGGCGCAGGAGGCCGCGGCGGCGATCGCCGGACGCTCCCCGGACGCCATCCGCGCCGGCAAGCGCCTGCTCGACGAGGCGTGGTTCCTCGGCGACCGCGAGAGCCTGGTGCTGGAGACCGAGCTGCAGGAGGCCCTCCTGGGCTCGAAGAACCAGGCGGCGGCGACGCAGGCCGCCATCACGAAGCAGCCGGGCGAGTACGTCGACCCCGAGCCCAAGGCCTGA
- a CDS encoding putative zinc-binding metallopeptidase: protein MRAFACSVCRRLVPFEATRCLHCGAALAFDPERREIVGRRDAERRWPCANAMLIGCNWLAPAEGALCRACVLTGTRPADDDAEGIERLAGAERAKRRLLFDLLELGVPVPRERREGELSFALLSSAAAPVTTGHADGLVTMDLAEEDDAHRERLRLQLDEPYRTVLGHLRHEVGHHLWTVLVLRSGDDAALAEARALFGDERADYGAALDRHYAEGPPADWADRHVSAYATMHPAEDWAETTAHYLHVWDALQTAASFRVSVAGPEQVADPAGTAAGRIAPPVPGRFAEALEQWLPLSYALNALNRSLGHGDLYPFVLAPAVLDKLRFVDRMVAGAAA, encoded by the coding sequence GTGCGCGCCTTCGCCTGCTCCGTCTGCCGCCGCCTGGTCCCGTTCGAGGCGACGCGGTGCCTGCACTGCGGCGCCGCGCTGGCGTTCGACCCCGAGCGGCGCGAGATCGTGGGCCGGCGGGACGCCGAGCGCCGGTGGCCGTGTGCGAACGCCATGCTGATCGGCTGCAACTGGCTCGCGCCGGCGGAGGGCGCGCTCTGCCGCGCCTGCGTCCTGACGGGCACCCGGCCGGCCGACGACGACGCGGAGGGGATCGAGCGCCTGGCGGGCGCGGAGCGCGCGAAGCGGCGGCTGCTGTTCGACCTGCTCGAGCTCGGCGTGCCGGTGCCCCGGGAGCGCCGCGAGGGCGAGCTGTCCTTCGCGCTGCTCTCGAGCGCGGCCGCGCCGGTGACGACCGGGCACGCCGACGGCCTGGTGACGATGGACCTGGCCGAGGAGGACGACGCGCACCGCGAGCGGCTGCGGCTGCAGCTCGACGAGCCGTACCGCACCGTCCTGGGGCACCTGCGGCACGAGGTGGGGCACCACCTGTGGACCGTGCTGGTGCTGCGGAGCGGCGACGACGCCGCGCTCGCCGAGGCGCGGGCGCTGTTCGGCGACGAGCGCGCGGACTACGGCGCCGCGCTCGACCGCCACTACGCCGAGGGACCGCCGGCCGACTGGGCGGACCGGCACGTCAGCGCCTACGCGACGATGCACCCCGCCGAGGACTGGGCCGAGACGACGGCGCACTACCTGCACGTGTGGGACGCCCTCCAGACCGCCGCGTCCTTCCGGGTGTCCGTGGCCGGGCCGGAGCAGGTCGCCGACCCGGCGGGCACCGCGGCCGGCCGGATCGCGCCGCCCGTCCCCGGCCGCTTCGCGGAGGCGCTCGAGCAGTGGCTGCCGCTCAGCTACGCGCTCAACGCGCTCAACCGCAGCCTGGGCCACGGCGACCTGTACCCGTTCGTGCTCGCGCCGGCGGTCCTGGACAAGCTGCGCTTCGTCGACCGGATGGTGGCCGGCGCGGCGGCATGA
- a CDS encoding SigB/SigF/SigG family RNA polymerase sigma factor: MLEDATRRDQIDLQLLRRYHVHQDLEAREEMVRRGLPLVRALARQYAGRGDALEDLVQVGTIGLIKAIDRFDPEAGSRFAAFASPNITGEIKRHFRDHCWAIHVPRSVQELDAKISRESDRMSAKTGRAPTAAELAERLSVPASQVADALVGGRGYRTLSLDHPVGETGEALDRFGREEPGYGLVERKSLVEDACRVLDEREREVVELRFVEGMLQREIAERIGVSQMQVSRILARALDRMRTYLEMRGAPGDGALLEAEAA; encoded by the coding sequence ATGCTGGAAGACGCAACGCGCCGGGATCAGATCGATCTGCAGTTGCTGCGCAGGTATCACGTTCACCAGGACCTCGAGGCTCGCGAGGAGATGGTCCGTCGCGGACTGCCCCTCGTCCGCGCCCTGGCCCGGCAGTACGCCGGCCGCGGCGACGCCCTGGAGGATCTGGTGCAGGTCGGGACGATCGGGCTCATCAAGGCCATCGATCGCTTCGACCCGGAGGCGGGGTCGCGGTTCGCCGCGTTCGCGTCGCCGAACATCACGGGGGAGATCAAGCGGCACTTCCGCGACCACTGCTGGGCGATCCACGTCCCGCGGTCGGTGCAGGAGCTGGACGCGAAGATCTCCCGGGAGAGCGACCGCATGTCCGCCAAGACGGGTCGCGCCCCCACGGCCGCCGAGCTCGCCGAGCGCCTGAGCGTGCCGGCCAGCCAGGTCGCGGACGCCCTCGTCGGCGGCCGCGGGTACCGGACCCTCTCGCTCGATCACCCCGTGGGGGAGACCGGCGAGGCGCTGGACCGGTTCGGCCGCGAGGAGCCGGGCTACGGCCTCGTCGAGCGCAAGAGCCTCGTGGAGGACGCCTGCCGCGTCCTGGACGAGCGCGAGCGCGAGGTCGTCGAGCTGCGGTTCGTCGAGGGCATGCTGCAGCGCGAGATCGCCGAGCGCATCGGCGTGTCGCAGATGCAGGTGTCGCGCATCCTCGCCCGCGCGCTCGACCGGATGCGGACCTACCTCGAGATGCGCGGCGCGCCGGGTGACGGCGCGCTCCTCGAGGCCGAGGCCGCCTGA
- a CDS encoding VanW family protein, with translation MLALVVVLTVVLAVLVASFAVGATHDGKALPGTRVAGVDVGGATAAQIARRLRPDATAQRTLRLRAAGRTIPVKASATGYAVDLGATAREAVAAGRDGVVGKLVGPLVGLVAHRDVALDATFDERRMARTLAKVDEAVGEAADAGALRVDPDSLEVTTTTSRPGRTVDRPELERRLRARLRTLGSASVDVPLKTVPAVSQGRLESIAAEAEDYLRTPLRLTAAGSTLELTAGETARLLALESLQDGRRARLGADGDGLSAVLDRAQRRWSRAARDARVSAPATAGSLTDKGSVSWSPKRAGVRVTPARSGRAVDRDALAGRIRAAVRDGRHAVKVPRKTTAPEVSTAEARKARYLIGTFTTPYVAGQPRVTNIRRMARTVDGTVIAPGAQFSLNGITGQRTKAKGYVEAPFIANNKIEPSVGGGVSQFSTTMYNAAYFAGLQLDAHRAHSLYIDRYPPGRESTLNFPDIDLQWTNDTDTPVYVRTSYDDAGVTVSLYGNNGGRRVSAKAGSREPVEGGDFQITVTRTVRYADGRVARQPVTTRYENEQEGGGE, from the coding sequence GTGCTGGCGCTCGTCGTCGTCCTGACGGTCGTGCTCGCCGTGCTCGTCGCGTCCTTCGCGGTGGGGGCGACCCACGACGGCAAGGCCCTGCCGGGCACCCGGGTCGCCGGCGTCGACGTGGGGGGCGCCACCGCCGCGCAGATCGCCCGCCGTCTGCGCCCGGACGCGACCGCGCAGCGCACGCTGCGGCTGCGCGCCGCGGGCCGCACGATCCCGGTGAAGGCGTCGGCGACCGGCTACGCGGTCGACCTGGGCGCGACGGCGCGCGAGGCCGTGGCCGCCGGTCGGGACGGCGTCGTCGGCAAGCTCGTCGGCCCGCTCGTCGGGCTGGTGGCCCACCGCGACGTCGCCCTCGACGCGACCTTCGACGAGCGCCGCATGGCGCGGACGCTGGCGAAGGTCGACGAGGCCGTCGGCGAGGCCGCGGACGCCGGCGCCCTGCGCGTCGACCCCGACAGCCTCGAGGTGACGACGACCACCTCGCGGCCGGGCCGGACCGTCGACCGTCCCGAGCTGGAGCGCCGCCTGCGCGCTCGGCTGCGGACGCTCGGCAGCGCGTCCGTCGACGTGCCGCTGAAGACGGTCCCCGCCGTCTCGCAGGGGCGCCTGGAGTCGATCGCCGCCGAGGCGGAGGACTACCTGCGCACGCCGCTGCGGCTGACCGCGGCGGGCAGCACGCTCGAGCTGACGGCCGGGGAGACCGCCCGGCTCCTCGCCCTCGAGAGCCTGCAGGACGGCCGGCGCGCCCGGCTCGGCGCCGACGGCGACGGCCTGAGCGCCGTGCTGGACCGCGCGCAGCGCCGCTGGTCCCGCGCCGCCCGCGACGCCCGCGTCTCCGCGCCCGCGACGGCCGGCAGCCTGACGGACAAGGGGAGCGTCTCGTGGTCGCCCAAGCGCGCGGGCGTCCGCGTGACGCCGGCCCGCAGCGGCCGCGCCGTCGACCGCGACGCGCTCGCCGGCCGCATCCGCGCCGCGGTCCGGGACGGCCGCCACGCCGTCAAGGTGCCGCGCAAGACGACGGCGCCGGAGGTGTCGACCGCCGAGGCGCGGAAGGCGCGGTACCTCATCGGCACCTTCACCACCCCGTACGTGGCGGGCCAGCCGCGCGTGACGAACATCCGCCGGATGGCGCGGACGGTCGACGGCACCGTCATCGCCCCGGGGGCGCAGTTCTCGCTCAACGGCATCACGGGCCAGCGGACGAAGGCCAAGGGCTACGTCGAGGCGCCGTTCATCGCGAACAACAAGATCGAGCCGTCCGTCGGCGGCGGCGTCTCGCAGTTCTCGACCACGATGTACAACGCGGCGTACTTCGCCGGGCTGCAGCTCGACGCGCACCGCGCCCACAGCCTGTACATCGACCGCTATCCGCCGGGCCGCGAGTCGACGCTGAACTTCCCCGACATCGACCTGCAGTGGACGAACGACACCGACACGCCGGTGTACGTGCGGACGAGCTACGACGACGCCGGCGTGACCGTCAGCCTGTACGGCAACAACGGCGGGCGACGCGTGAGCGCGAAGGCGGGGTCGCGCGAGCCCGTCGAGGGCGGCGACTTCCAGATCACCGTCACCCGGACCGTCCGCTACGCCGACGGCCGCGTGGCGCGGCAGCCCGTCACGACCCGCTACGAGAACGAGCAGGAGGGCGGCGGAGAGTAG
- a CDS encoding cupin domain-containing protein, which produces MDDDVTRARLETEAPERFVRLRRALGVTSFGINQMVLEPGQRMRIHLHERQEEVYLVLDGRLSLVVEGDELEVGPGELVRVPPSVRRQLVNRGPERVSLLALGGDGEHEPRDARAFTSWDGEPQDVADVPLPDDLPADERRG; this is translated from the coding sequence ATGGACGACGACGTGACGCGGGCCCGCCTGGAGACCGAGGCGCCGGAGCGGTTCGTGCGGCTGCGCCGCGCTCTCGGGGTGACGAGCTTCGGGATCAACCAGATGGTCCTCGAGCCGGGCCAGCGGATGCGGATCCACCTGCACGAGCGGCAGGAGGAGGTGTACCTGGTGCTCGACGGGCGGCTGTCGCTGGTCGTCGAGGGCGACGAGCTGGAGGTCGGGCCCGGGGAGCTCGTGCGCGTGCCGCCGTCGGTGCGCCGCCAGCTCGTGAACCGCGGCCCGGAGCGCGTCTCGCTCCTCGCCCTCGGCGGCGACGGCGAGCACGAGCCGCGCGACGCCCGGGCCTTCACGTCCTGGGACGGCGAGCCCCAGGACGTGGCCGACGTCCCGCTGCCGGACGACCTGCCGGCCGACGAGCGGCGCGGGTAG
- a CDS encoding DUF6458 family protein, with the protein MTIGTSLFLIAVGAILKFAVTASVAGVDLQTVGVILMVVGVIGLVIGLLLMMNASRRTPPPPGGAPPAGY; encoded by the coding sequence GTGACCATCGGAACCAGCCTCTTCCTCATCGCCGTCGGCGCGATCCTCAAGTTCGCGGTCACCGCGAGCGTCGCCGGCGTCGATCTGCAGACCGTCGGCGTCATCCTCATGGTCGTCGGGGTGATCGGCCTCGTGATCGGCCTGCTCCTGATGATGAACGCGTCGCGGCGCACCCCGCCGCCCCCGGGCGGCGCGCCGCCCGCCGGCTACTGA
- a CDS encoding DUF3253 domain-containing protein, with protein MPSVPDDDRIRATIDALLGARRPGATICPSDAARALRPDGDWRALMDDVRRVAAAEHDAGRLEVRQGGARVEPATARGPIRLGRP; from the coding sequence GTGCCCTCGGTTCCGGACGACGACCGCATCCGCGCGACGATCGACGCGCTGCTCGGCGCCCGACGTCCCGGCGCGACGATCTGCCCGTCCGACGCCGCTCGCGCGCTGCGGCCCGACGGGGACTGGCGTGCCCTGATGGACGACGTGCGCCGCGTGGCGGCCGCCGAGCACGACGCCGGGCGTCTCGAGGTCCGCCAGGGTGGCGCACGCGTCGAGCCGGCCACGGCCCGCGGTCCGATACGCCTGGGCAGACCGTGA
- a CDS encoding OmpA family protein, with amino-acid sequence MRRRRGRAVAVACVAVLATGAGPAAAADVVPLVLPVRPLDAAASVVPLQERRGAGTSIASDVLFDFDRATLRGPGRRSVLRLAGRLAHGAGTLRVIGHTDGVGGDAYNRRLSLRRARAVAAALRGRLPTAVRVVASGRGAAAPLAAETTAGGDDVPEARARNRRVELRFGAR; translated from the coding sequence ATGAGGCGCCGGCGCGGCCGAGCCGTCGCCGTCGCGTGCGTCGCCGTGCTCGCGACGGGCGCGGGGCCGGCGGCCGCAGCGGACGTGGTGCCGCTCGTGCTGCCGGTGCGACCGCTCGACGCGGCTGCGTCCGTCGTCCCGCTGCAGGAGCGCCGCGGCGCGGGCACGAGCATCGCGAGCGACGTGCTCTTCGACTTCGACCGCGCGACGCTGCGGGGGCCGGGCCGCCGCAGCGTCCTGCGCCTGGCCGGCCGTCTCGCGCACGGGGCCGGCACGCTGCGGGTGATCGGGCACACCGACGGGGTGGGCGGCGACGCGTACAACCGGCGCCTGTCGCTGCGCCGGGCGCGAGCGGTCGCCGCCGCCCTGCGGGGGCGGCTGCCGACGGCGGTCCGGGTCGTCGCGTCCGGACGAGGCGCCGCCGCGCCACTGGCGGCGGAGACCACGGCGGGCGGCGACGACGTGCCGGAGGCGCGGGCGCGCAACCGGCGGGTCGAGCTGCGGTTCGGCGCGCGGTGA
- the typA gene encoding translational GTPase TypA, whose amino-acid sequence MPSARQDLRTVAIVAHVDHGKTTLVDAMLRQSGALHRGEDADRIMDSDDQERERGITILAKHTVIQWRDTTVTIVDTPGHADFGGEVERGLALVDGVVLLVDAAEGPLPQTRFVLRKALEADLPVILVVNKIDRPDAQIDEVVSQVEELFLELDAKDHQLEFPVYYAIGREGRAGIRPDELGEDLSELLDGILEAIPAPTYDPDHPLQAQVGNLDASPYLGRLAISKISHGTLKRGDQVLWVKRDGTQTKAKVGELFKTQGLERVPADEIGPGEIAAIAGFPDIELGDTLTSIEDPRPLPPITVDEPSLAMTIGVNTSPMAGREGDKLTARMIEARLQQELIGNVSLKVEPTDRPDTWEVHGRGELQLAVLVENMRREGFELTVGKPRVLVRTGEDGKREEPYERVTIDTPEEHLGAITQLMAERKGQMLNMGGHGSGWVRMDFRVPARGLIGVRTEFLTTTRGAGMMHSIFDGWDAWAGDIRSRQSGSMVNDRSGKITGYAVISMQDRGVLFVSVGDEVYEGSVIGENKRAEDLDVNAVRERKVTNIRSATSEELVKIVPPREMTLDQALEFIADDECVEVTPKNVRLRKNILNTTERQKAQKQKKRGDAPKG is encoded by the coding sequence ATGCCTTCTGCGCGTCAAGACCTCCGCACCGTCGCCATCGTCGCCCACGTCGACCACGGGAAGACGACCCTCGTCGACGCGATGCTCCGCCAGTCCGGCGCGCTGCACCGCGGCGAGGACGCCGACCGGATCATGGACTCCGACGACCAGGAGCGCGAGCGCGGCATCACGATCCTGGCCAAGCACACCGTCATCCAGTGGCGGGACACGACCGTCACGATCGTCGACACCCCCGGCCACGCCGACTTCGGCGGCGAGGTCGAGCGCGGCCTGGCGCTCGTCGACGGCGTCGTCCTGCTCGTCGACGCGGCGGAGGGCCCCCTGCCGCAGACCCGCTTCGTGCTGCGCAAGGCGCTCGAGGCCGACCTGCCGGTGATCCTCGTCGTCAACAAGATCGACCGCCCGGACGCCCAGATCGACGAGGTCGTCTCGCAGGTCGAGGAGCTGTTCCTCGAGCTCGACGCGAAGGACCACCAGCTCGAGTTCCCCGTCTACTACGCGATCGGCCGCGAGGGCCGCGCGGGCATCCGCCCGGACGAGCTCGGCGAGGACCTGTCCGAGCTGCTCGACGGCATCCTCGAGGCGATCCCCGCCCCGACGTACGACCCCGACCATCCGCTGCAGGCGCAGGTCGGCAACCTCGACGCCTCCCCGTACCTGGGTCGCCTGGCGATCTCGAAGATCAGCCACGGCACGCTGAAGCGCGGCGACCAGGTGCTGTGGGTCAAGCGCGACGGCACGCAGACGAAGGCGAAGGTCGGCGAGCTGTTCAAGACGCAGGGCCTGGAGCGCGTGCCGGCCGACGAGATCGGCCCGGGCGAGATCGCGGCGATCGCCGGCTTCCCCGACATCGAGCTCGGCGACACGCTGACGAGCATCGAGGACCCCCGTCCGCTGCCCCCGATCACCGTCGACGAGCCCTCCCTCGCAATGACGATCGGCGTGAACACCTCGCCGATGGCGGGCCGCGAGGGCGACAAGCTGACGGCGCGCATGATCGAGGCGCGCCTGCAGCAGGAGCTCATCGGCAACGTGTCGCTGAAGGTCGAGCCGACGGACCGCCCGGACACCTGGGAGGTCCACGGCCGCGGCGAGCTGCAGCTGGCCGTGCTCGTCGAGAACATGCGCCGCGAGGGCTTCGAGCTGACCGTCGGCAAGCCGCGCGTCCTGGTCCGCACGGGCGAGGACGGCAAGCGCGAGGAGCCGTACGAGCGCGTCACCATCGACACGCCCGAGGAGCACCTGGGGGCGATCACGCAGCTCATGGCCGAGCGCAAGGGCCAGATGCTGAACATGGGCGGCCACGGGTCGGGCTGGGTCCGCATGGACTTCCGCGTCCCCGCGCGCGGCCTGATCGGCGTCCGCACCGAGTTCCTCACCACGACCCGCGGCGCGGGCATGATGCACTCGATCTTCGACGGCTGGGACGCCTGGGCCGGCGACATCCGCTCCCGCCAGTCCGGCTCGATGGTCAACGACCGCTCCGGCAAGATCACCGGCTACGCCGTCATCTCGATGCAGGACCGCGGCGTGCTCTTCGTCTCCGTCGGCGACGAGGTCTACGAGGGCTCGGTCATCGGCGAGAACAAGCGCGCCGAGGATCTGGACGTCAACGCCGTCCGCGAGCGCAAGGTCACGAACATCCGCTCCGCCACGTCGGAGGAGCTCGTGAAGATCGTGCCGCCGCGCGAGATGACGCTCGACCAGGCGCTCGAGTTCATCGCCGACGACGAGTGCGTCGAGGTGACGCCGAAGAACGTCCGCCTGCGCAAGAACATCCTGAACACCACCGAGCGTCAGAAGGCGCAGAAGCAGAAGAAGCGCGGGGACGCCCCGAAGGGCTGA
- a CDS encoding trypsin-like serine protease, with product MAAPRPLGVAAAALLAAVALPAPARAVVGGTDVPREDYPAVVTLGRACTATLVAPDRLLTAGHCASHVDPGRTRVRIGDAATPYVATRVARHPRFRYLLPTIPAEPYRDVALVGLDRPVPDVAPLGVSRRALRAGATGVLVGYGTADPRRPDRFGRLRRADVVVRDDATCRAELERAGEEQGAQYRRRVMLCTQDPDGHQPYASGCNGDSGAPLLVRTRAGRTLVAGVDSWGVACGADAGDPEVFARTSAEAAFILAPDPGWTTERLREPWDAGPV from the coding sequence GTGGCGGCTCCCAGGCCTCTCGGCGTGGCCGCGGCCGCGCTCCTCGCGGCGGTCGCCCTGCCGGCGCCCGCCCGCGCGGTCGTGGGCGGCACGGACGTCCCGCGCGAGGACTACCCGGCGGTCGTCACCCTGGGCCGCGCCTGCACCGCCACGCTCGTGGCCCCCGACCGGCTGCTGACGGCCGGCCACTGCGCCAGCCACGTCGACCCGGGCCGCACCCGCGTGCGGATCGGCGACGCCGCCACGCCGTACGTCGCCACACGGGTCGCGCGGCACCCGCGCTTCCGGTACCTGCTGCCCACGATTCCGGCGGAGCCGTACCGCGACGTGGCCCTCGTCGGACTGGACCGGCCGGTGCCGGACGTCGCGCCGCTCGGCGTCTCGCGCCGCGCCCTCCGCGCCGGCGCCACCGGCGTGCTCGTCGGCTACGGCACCGCGGACCCGCGCCGCCCCGACCGCTTCGGCCGCCTGCGCCGCGCCGACGTGGTCGTCCGCGACGACGCCACGTGCCGCGCCGAGCTGGAACGCGCCGGCGAGGAGCAGGGCGCCCAGTACCGGCGACGGGTCATGCTCTGCACGCAGGACCCGGACGGCCACCAGCCGTACGCGTCCGGCTGCAACGGCGACAGCGGCGCGCCGCTGCTCGTGCGTACGCGCGCCGGGCGCACGCTCGTGGCCGGCGTGGACTCGTGGGGCGTCGCCTGCGGCGCCGACGCGGGCGACCCCGAGGTCTTCGCGCGCACGTCGGCCGAGGCCGCCTTCATCCTCGCCCCCGACCCGGGGTGGACGACGGAGCGCCTGCGCGAGCCCTGGGACGCCGGCCCGGTGTAG
- a CDS encoding RNA polymerase sigma factor: MNRERHRSDEELVAERRHERSTAAFGEFYARYEPAVLAYHRRRVSSAELAADLTAETFARALAGRSRFRPDRGNAAGWLFGIAHHVLVDSVRRGTVEQRAREKLGMTRIELDDEDLVRIDDLGSDDHLRHALDALPEEQREAIVARYVHEESYDETAARLRTSSSVVRKRVSRGLSRLRDHMGGAA, encoded by the coding sequence GTGAACCGAGAACGGCACCGCAGCGACGAGGAGCTCGTCGCCGAGAGGCGCCACGAACGCTCGACTGCGGCGTTCGGCGAGTTCTACGCGCGCTACGAGCCGGCGGTGCTGGCGTACCACCGGCGCCGCGTGAGCTCGGCCGAGCTCGCCGCCGACCTGACGGCGGAGACGTTCGCGCGGGCCCTCGCGGGCCGTTCGCGGTTCAGGCCCGACCGCGGCAACGCCGCGGGCTGGCTGTTCGGCATCGCCCACCACGTCCTCGTCGACAGCGTTCGGCGGGGCACGGTGGAGCAACGGGCACGGGAGAAGCTGGGGATGACGCGCATCGAGCTCGACGACGAGGACCTGGTCCGGATCGACGACCTGGGCAGCGACGACCACCTGCGGCACGCGCTGGACGCGCTGCCCGAGGAGCAGCGCGAGGCGATCGTCGCGCGCTACGTGCACGAGGAGTCGTACGACGAGACGGCGGCGCGCCTGCGCACGTCGTCCAGCGTCGTCCGCAAGCGCGTCAGCCGGGGTCTCTCCCGTCTGCGCGACCACATGGGAGGAGCGGCATGA
- a CDS encoding sigma factor, whose amino-acid sequence MNEMRTWDDRRLLADRERPGESFAVFYRRHATSVLAFYARRGVDAAKAGELTAETFAAALEDRYRFRSDRPSAASWLHAIATCKLSFRQEADGTAAVRRLGDAPIPLDDRDRAEYDALPGSEHDVLDVLAYRPRRTRMHAA is encoded by the coding sequence ATGAACGAGATGCGCACGTGGGACGATCGGCGCCTCCTGGCCGACCGCGAGCGGCCCGGCGAGTCGTTCGCCGTCTTCTACCGCCGACATGCGACGAGCGTGCTGGCCTTCTACGCCCGCCGGGGCGTGGACGCGGCGAAGGCGGGCGAGCTCACCGCCGAGACCTTCGCGGCGGCGCTCGAGGACCGATACCGCTTCCGTTCCGACCGGCCGTCGGCCGCCTCGTGGCTGCACGCCATCGCCACCTGCAAGCTCAGCTTCCGGCAGGAGGCCGACGGCACCGCCGCGGTCCGCCGCCTGGGCGACGCGCCCATCCCGCTCGACGACCGCGACCGGGCGGAGTACGACGCCCTGCCCGGGAGCGAGCACGACGTCCTCGACGTCCTCGCCTACCGCCCCCGCCGGACGCGGATGCACGCCGCATGA